The Gloeocapsopsis sp. IPPAS B-1203 DNA segment CGATGGGATAGCAAACCCGTCTTGATTGATTTTGGTGCAGTTAAACAGTTAGTCAATATTGAAATCAATTCTCAAGGTCAAACAAGAAGCTTAAGTGTGATTGGTACACCAGGTTTTATGCCTCCAGAACAGGCAGCAGGTAGACCAGTTTATGCTAGCGATTTGTATAGTCTAGGAATGACGGCAATTTATTTGCTGACTGGTAGAACACCTCAACAGTTGGACATAAACCCGCAAACAGGAGAAATTGGCTGGCGCAGATACGCTGCTAGTATCAGTCCTGACTTTGCGGCAGTATTAGACAAGGCAATTCAACCGCATATAGGCGATCGCTACACCACTGCCCAAGAAATGCAATCTGCTTTGTTACGCTCTACGCAGCACTTTCTCTCAAATCCTTTTTCTGGGCAACGCAGAACAAACACGACAAAAACTCAGACTTCGGGTAATAGTCAACTTCCTGTAGGAGTTATTGCTGGTAGTTTAATAGTTGCATCCTCAATAGCTGGATTTTTTGTATATAGATTTAATTCTTTCTCACCAAAAATTCTTAATGGTGAATATTCAAGAGAAGTCAATTCTTTAGCTTTTAGCTTTGATGGAAGTACTCTTGCTAGTGGTGGTAGAGATAGGAAAATTAATTTATGGAACTTGCGTAGTGAAGAATTACTCAATACTTTTGGAGAAAAGATCAATAAAAATAATATTACAGCTATTGCGTTTAGTAACGATGGAAAATTTTTTTTTAGCGGTGACTCAAGCGGCACTATTAAAATTTGGCATCGTAGTAATAGTAATCAATCTATAGGAGAACAAAAGCTGGCACATACTTCAATAATTACTTCTTTAGCTTTTAGCACTTCACCAGATATTCTCGTAAGTGGTGACTCAAATGGTACTATCAAGACTTGGGATGTTATAAATCGAGATCAAACTGTTGAACTCCAAGAACGATTTGCGCATGAAAAGCACTCTGGAAATAGAGTTACTGCTATTGCTATTCATCCCACAGGTAGTAAAACTGTAGCGAGTGGGGACTCTCAAGGCTTAATCAAGATTTGGAATATAGATACTGGAAAAGCAAAATTTTCTCTCCAAGAAGCACACACCAACACAGTTTTATCAATTGCTATCAGAACTGATGGAAATTTAGTAAGTGTCAGTCGTGACGGAACAATCAAATCATGGAATTTACAAGAGAGTCAAGCAATTCTTAATAGTGAAAAACCTTTTAATTATTCAGATACATTTCATTCTCTTGCGATTAGTCCTCAAGGTAATAGCTTTGCTATTAGTAATAACGAGCAAATTGAGATTTTGCTAATTAAGTAAAAGTCATTAAGAATAAATTTTTAACCTACACAGGTGACTGATTTGTTATCCATTTGCACCATTGGCTAAAAGAACTGAAACAATTTAAACGATGCATTCCAGGGGCGCGCACTGCTGCGAGACTAGCGGCGGAACGCAAAGCGGCATATTGCAAACCTAAAAAGCTATCTACTGCTGCATAAGAACCGCCCAGAGTAATTGCTCCCGCAGCATACATACGTCCTTTACCAGACCGCATTTCTTTAATTTCAAAATCATTAGCAACTGCTAAACGCCCTAAATGATTGAGGGGAAGATTGTAATGAGTCACGAGATCGTCTAACAGAGGATTTGACTTTGCTTTCGCTTCTAAACCAGTAGCATCGATAATAAAGTCTGCTTGCAGCTTAATTTGTCCTTGTAAATCCTTACCTTTAATATGCGTGATGGTATTTTGCTGTTCCCTTTCTACCCGTTCTACTTCACCAAAGGTAATTTGATACCAACCTTGACTAATCCCTTCTTGCACAATACGTCGCCAGTCAGAACGTGCAGCAGTAGTCGTACCGCCCCAGTCTTTTAGTAGCTGCTGGCGTTGTTGAGGGGAAGCATTTTCTAATATAGCCCGCAATTCGCCACCCCAACAGGCTTTGGGCCAGTTAAATGGTTGAAATTCGTAGTGATTTTCTACTTGGCGTTGGGCTGCACCAAATTTGTTACCTTGCGATTTAGGCGATCGCATCAAGTGCAAAACAAAAATATTTCGGTTGCGCTGTCGCACTTCATAAATACGTTGCACAATTCGCGAAGCGACAATACCCCGACCGCGAATTAATACAGTTCCGCCATAACGTTCTAAGTGTTTGTAGACGTGTTCGTGTTGTTCGTAAGCATTAACAACAGACTTAAAGTCTTGCGTTTTTTCGCGGTATTTTTGCAAATCAGGAAGAAACTGAATTGCTGGATATCCGGTTGCTAAGTGTACGTAGCGTGCCAACACAATAGCGCGATCGCGGTGGTTACTACTAGAACACGAGTAGGCGATCGCATATCTTCCATCATCTGTTTTGCGAATAGCGCGGACGCGTCCGTAGCGAAAGATTTGTTGCCAACCAATTCGCTTTGCTTCTCGATCTATTGAGTCAAAAACGTTGCCAGCGCGGGGAGTATAAGTTTCTGCTAGTGTTGGTTCAGCAAACACTTGCCACAGGTACTGCAACGCTGAATTAATTTTACCTTTATACAAGTCTCGCCACGCTTCTCGGATTGCATAACTAGGCCAGCCCCAAATATTATCAGGACAAGAATCTGAATTAGAACGTAACCTTTCGTGCAGAGGAATTTGCGAATTCAAACACAGTCTTTGATAACGCGCATAAGGTTGCTTTTCTAATCCAATTGCGACAATCTGACGAACTTTTACACCAAAAATTCTTAAAAAATCAACCCAAATAAAGCTACCTAATCCTGCCCCGATCGCTGCATAATCAATTTGATAGACAGGAAGGTTTGTTGCATATAAATCTCGTACTGAAACTTGCTGCGACTGAAATATTGTTGGAGGAAAATCACTTGTTGCTGTGATTGTGCGTTGCAATTCTGGTTCCGGTAGAT contains these protein-coding regions:
- a CDS encoding serine/threonine-protein kinase, with amino-acid sequence MPPLLNNRYLIISSLGSGGFGNTFLVEDTHMPSRRRCVLKQLKPISNSPQVYQMVQELFWQEAAILETLGEQHNQIPKLYAYFAEAGYFYLVQELIEGTTLEQKVQAEGLLPENLVKDIVASVLAVLEVIHARKIIHRDIKPANIMWRRWDSKPVLIDFGAVKQLVNIEINSQGQTRSLSVIGTPGFMPPEQAAGRPVYASDLYSLGMTAIYLLTGRTPQQLDINPQTGEIGWRRYAASISPDFAAVLDKAIQPHIGDRYTTAQEMQSALLRSTQHFLSNPFSGQRRTNTTKTQTSGNSQLPVGVIAGSLIVASSIAGFFVYRFNSFSPKILNGEYSREVNSLAFSFDGSTLASGGRDRKINLWNLRSEELLNTFGEKINKNNITAIAFSNDGKFFFSGDSSGTIKIWHRSNSNQSIGEQKLAHTSIITSLAFSTSPDILVSGDSNGTIKTWDVINRDQTVELQERFAHEKHSGNRVTAIAIHPTGSKTVASGDSQGLIKIWNIDTGKAKFSLQEAHTNTVLSIAIRTDGNLVSVSRDGTIKSWNLQESQAILNSEKPFNYSDTFHSLAISPQGNSFAISNNEQIEILLIK
- a CDS encoding FHA domain-containing protein, with the translated sequence MNPDSRQIQLNWVDPITKEQQELRLKLPITIGRELSKMPSTIHGDRVSQFVLESNQVSRFHALILFEKGQLVVTNQSQSGTFINGIRVNRGVLNHGDQLQMGDYTIAVTFVSSSLKTDSVISFHPDTDLPEPELQRTITATSDFPPTIFQSQQVSVRDLYATNLPVYQIDYAAIGAGLGSFIWVDFLRIFGVKVRQIVAIGLEKQPYARYQRLCLNSQIPLHERLRSNSDSCPDNIWGWPSYAIREAWRDLYKGKINSALQYLWQVFAEPTLAETYTPRAGNVFDSIDREAKRIGWQQIFRYGRVRAIRKTDDGRYAIAYSCSSSNHRDRAIVLARYVHLATGYPAIQFLPDLQKYREKTQDFKSVVNAYEQHEHVYKHLERYGGTVLIRGRGIVASRIVQRIYEVRQRNRNIFVLHLMRSPKSQGNKFGAAQRQVENHYEFQPFNWPKACWGGELRAILENASPQQRQQLLKDWGGTTTAARSDWRRIVQEGISQGWYQITFGEVERVEREQQNTITHIKGKDLQGQIKLQADFIIDATGLEAKAKSNPLLDDLVTHYNLPLNHLGRLAVANDFEIKEMRSGKGRMYAAGAITLGGSYAAVDSFLGLQYAALRSAASLAAVRAPGMHRLNCFSSFSQWCKWITNQSPV